In Cicer arietinum cultivar CDC Frontier isolate Library 1 chromosome 7, Cicar.CDCFrontier_v2.0, whole genome shotgun sequence, a single window of DNA contains:
- the LOC101491622 gene encoding uncharacterized protein isoform X4 has product MFFILVQLSLQPVLCSKMAERISEFWAVLPLVQALLPALRPWVSNSFDVVDDSFSQWNQPVVQQALSQIVATATSATYRSLLHACAGYLSSYSPSHARAACVLIDLCSGVLAPWITQVIAKVDLALELLEDLLGIIQDARKSPVRARAALKYIVLALSGHVDDILGKYKEVKHRILFLVEMLEPFLDPAIAVSKSKIAFGDLSSSFPEKQEHSCMIALNIIRAAVKKPAVLPSLESEWRHGSVAPSVLLSILEPHMLLPPDVDLCKSPTEHETGSVSPLSSGVIGGGAYSKFNSQDESDGVSETAGRSDFVEDRNLLFAPPELQGISLRNNSNVPYHISSGSHAGDMGLESKHVADKHSTHQFLSNTVIDSGLGFEYFNLQADYFQLLNYHDCELRASEFRRLALDLHSQNDITVETHDAAIDAFLLAAECHVNPYFMLSIGASSKLTDLLNIKEGKNVQSHGNVEAKGAFGKNKPNLETIAHIERKRDKLAFHILLEAAELDRKYHIRLSDGEGGPYCAEGFDEQVIKISSHDEQHADALTLVRQNQALLCNFLIQRLQREQISMHEILLQSLVYFLHTGTKLFCPPESVIDIILKYAEDLNKMLTSFHHELKEGGLHLAKERTHGVERRWLLLQKLVIASSNGGEEENFGTSLQNNHLCGNLIPPSAWMQRVSHFSSSVYPLVRFLGWMAVSRNAKQYIKDQIFLASDLSQLTYLLSIFADDLAVVDNVINKKYEEVKIEDSLVEHSPSAKKEFEQGSQYHEEQSFSAVYPELWKFFPNMKGQFESFGEAILEAVGLQLRSVSSTLVPDVLCWFSELCSWPFSFTSSIGSDVLKGYNAKNARAIILYILEAIIVEHMDAMVPETPKLVHVLVSLSSSSYCDVPFLDSVLCLMKPIISYSLSKVSHDERLLDGDSCLNFEELCFNALFSKIKQKSEIELSPEDKEYNVALAIFILASIFPDLSIRYKRDFLKSLLSMVSFAASEPTTSLHDYLSAFQRVMDNCKVLLVNELTAVGVIPLQLPPFPHVNVGRISDDPNPWFLSDICHLSFDNDVHNIEHNNSATDVDHCHLPSEDLEGVSKDIEVLISELNPAIERCWNLHPQISRKLTISSAECFVFSKCLTSVSQKFEVDDQDSSPAKSSDQFSLHWKISVQGLSELITILQESGCWEVSCLMLDCLHGIPYSFSLDNVVGIICSSIKKVACNAPKISWRLRSDKWLSSLIARGIYHSRESEVPLTDLFCTFLGHAEPEQRIIAIKHLGRLLGQCVNGERPVINSRICADFVTNKLVLSVPDFVLSQLVSNTWDEVVVMASSDTSLQIRVHAMALLSNYIPFAERHHLQSFLVAADSICCLRNAQPSHDGSILQLSLALIAYACLYSPPEDISLIPQNVWANVETLASTKYDGKLGDLEKRTCQVLCRLRDGDEAKEALKEVLSSNSSKQHDPDFANTRESVLQVLGNLTAVHSYFDMFSTKINQDDMELEEAELELDIIQKEHALPERMEDSKDRNQIPSLPSSGKDVSRLQQIKECIRTLEKSKIKEDILVRRQKKLLMRYDRKKYLEEAALREAEILQELDRERVAEMEKEMERQKLLEIERAKTRELRHNLDMEKERQTQRELQREIEQAESGIRPSRRDFSSNTHNSRPRDRFRERDNGRSGNEGSTRAGTGSLQPEIPSTNSTNTSSPTIVLSVSRTFSGQMPTILQSRDRQDDSGSINEENVDGSKDSGDAGSIGDPELVSAFDGQSGGYGSQRHSSRGSKSRQLGERRERENRREGKWERKH; this is encoded by the exons ATGTTCTTTATTCTTGTGCAGCTCAG TTTACAGCCTGTTCTTTGCAGCAAGATGGCTGAGAGAATTTCGGAATTTTGGGCTGTGTTGCCGCTTGTACAAGCTTTGCTGCCAG CTTTACGCCCATGGGTAAGCAATTCTTTTGATGTTGTGGATGACTCTTTTTCTCAGTGGAATCAACCTGTTGTACAACAGGCCTTATCTCAG ATTGTTGCTACAGCAACATCAGCTACCTATCGCTCCCTTCTTCATGCTTGTGCTGGTTACTTATCTTCGTATTCACCATCTCAT GCTAGGGCTGCTTGTGTGCTGATTGATTTATGCTCTGGTGTGCTAGCACCATGGATTACTCAAGTGATTGCAAAG GTTGATCTTGCTCTGGAGCTTTTGGAGGATCTCTTGGGAATAATCCAG GATGCTCGCAAATCACCCGTTCGTGCTCGTGCTGCCTTAAAGTATATTGTGCTAGCTCTCTCTGGGCATGTGGATGACATATTGGGAAAATACAAG GAAGTTAAACACAGAATTCTCTTTCTTGTGGAGATGCTAGAGCCTTTTCTTGATCCTGCCATTGCTGTATCAAAAAGCAAAATAGCTTTTGGAGATCTATCTTCTTCATTTCCAGAAAAGCAGGAGCACAGTTGCATGATTGCTTTAAATATCATCCGTGCTGCAGTAAAAAAGCCAGCTGTTCTGCCTTCTTTGGAATCAGAATGGAGACATGGGTCTGTGGCTCCTAG TGTGCTTCTCTCGATACTGGAACCGCACATGTTACTGCCTCCTGATGTTGACCTTTGCAAATCACCAACTGAACATGAAACTGGATCTGTTTCACCTCTTTCTTCTGGAGTTATTGGTGGAGGTGCTTATTCCAAGTTCAATAGTCAAGATGAGTCTGATGGTGTATCTGAAACAGCGGGAAGATCTGATTTTGTTGAAGACCGTAATCTACTTTTTGCTCCACCAGAATTGCAGGGTATTTCATTGCGAAACAATTCTAATGTTCCTTACCATATTAGCTCTGGTTCTCACGCTGGGGATATGGGATTGGAATCCAAACATGTGGCCGATAAACATTCCACCCACCAATTCCTTTCTAATACTGTCATAGATTCTGGCCTTGGTTTTGAATACTTCAACCTTCAGGCAGattattttcaacttttaaACTATCATGATTGTGAGCTTCGTGCTTCTGAGTTTAGACGTTTGGCTTTAGATTTGCATTCTCAGAATGACATCACTGTTGAAACCCATGATGCTGCAATTGATGCTTTTCTGTTGGCAGCAGAATGCCATGTAAACCCATATTTTATGTTGTCAATTGGAGCCTCTTCAAAACTTACAGACCTTTTGAACATAAAGGAAGGTAAAAACGTGCAATCTCATGGAAATGTGGAGGCAAAAGGGGCTTTTGGAAAAAATAAACCTAACTTAGAAACAATAGCACAtatagagagaaagagagataaACTTGCTTTTCACATTCTGCTCGAGGCTGCAGAGTTGGATAGGAAGTATCATATAAGATTATCTGATGGAGAAGGTGGTCCTTATTGTGCTGAAGGTTTTGATGAACAGGTTATCAAGATATCTTCTCATGATGAGCAACATGCAGATGCTCTAACCTTAGTTCGACAAAACCAAGCTCTTCTCTGTAACTTTTTGATCCAACGGTTGCAGAGAGAACAAATTTCAATGCATGAAATTCTCCTGCAAAGCCTTGTGTATTTTTTGCACACCGGCACTAAACTATTTTGCCCTCCAGAAAGTGTGAttgatatcattttaaaatatgctGAAGACTTAAACAAGATGCTGACATCTTTTCATCATGAGCTGAAGGAAGGTGGTTTGCATTTGGCAAAAGAAAGAACACATGGGGTAGAGCGACGTTGGTTACTGTTACAAAAATTGGTTATTGCTTCAAGCAATGGAGGTGAAGAGGAAAATTTTGGAACAAGCCTCCAAAATAATCACCTCTGTGGAAATTTAATTCCCCCTTCAGCATGGATGCAGAGAGTttctcatttttcttcttctgtgTACCCTTTGGTTCGATTTCTGGGGTGGATGGCAGTATCTCGTAATGCCAAACAATACATCAAAGACCAAATTTTCCTTGCATCTGATCTGTCTCAGCTGACATATTTACTTTCCATTTTTGCTGATGATCTTGCTGTTGTTGATAATGTGATCAATAAAAAGTATGAAGAGGTTAAAATTGAAGATTCGCTGGTTGAACATAGTCCATCAGCTAAGAAAGAATTTGAACAAGGTAGCCAATATCATGAGGAACAATCTTTTTCTGCAGTCTACCCCGAACTCTGGAAGTTCTTTCCAAATATGAAAGGGCAATTTGAATCTTTTGGAGAAGCCATTTTAGAGGCTGTTGGTTTGCAGCTGAGATCTGTATCTTCCACTCTTGTTCCTGATGTTTTGTGTTGGTTTTCTGAGCTGTGTTCATGGCCATTTTCTTTCACTTCTTCAATTGGTAGTGATGTTTTGAAAGGTTATAATGCGAAGAATGCCAGAGCAATAATCCTTTATATACTTGAAGCCATTATAGTTGAGCACATGGACGCCATGGTTCCTGAGACACCTAAATTGGTGCATGTGCTTGTGTCACTTTCAAGTTCTTCATACTGTGATGTTCCATTTCTTGATTCTGTGTTGTGTTTGATGAAACCAATTATTTCTTATTCTTTGTCCAAGGTTTCTCACGATGAAAGGTTATTGGATGGTGATTCCTGCCTGAACTTTGAGGAATTATGCTTTAATGCtctttttagtaaaattaaacaGAAGAGTGAGATCGAACTTAGTCCTGAAGATAAAGAGTACAATGTAGCTCTggctatttttattttggcttCCATTTTTCCTGACTTATCTATTCGATATAAAAGGGACTTTTTGAAGTCTTTATTAAGTATGGTGAGCTTTGCTGCTTCAGAGCCAACGACTTCTCTCCATGATTATCTCAGTGCATTTCAACGTGTTATGGATAATTGTAAAGTACTATTAGTGAATGAATTAACTGCAGTTGGTGTTATTCCTCTTCAGTTGCCCCCTTTTCCTCATGTGAATGTTGGTAGGATTTCTGATGACCCAAACCCATGGTTTCTTAGTGATATCTGTCACCTTTCATTTGACAATGATGTCCATAATATAGAACATAACAATTCTGCTACTGACGTTGATCACTGTCATTTGCCTTCTGAAGATTTAGAAGGGGTTTCTAAAGACATAGAGGTTCTCATATCTGAGCTTAATCCAGCTATTGAGCGCTGTTGGAATCTTCATCCTCAGATAAGCAGAAAACTGACAATATCATCAGCTGAGTGTTTTGTCTTCTCAAAATGTTTGACATCGGTTTCTCAAAAATTTGAAGTTGATGATCAAGATTCTTCACCGGCCAAATCATCTGACCAGTTCTCCCTTCATTGGAAAATTAGTGTTCAAGGCCTCTCTGAATTGATCACTATTCTCCAAGAAAGTGGTTGCTGGGAAGTTTCTTGTTTGATGCTTGATTGTTTACATGGAATACCCTACAGCTTTTCGCTGGATAATGTGGTTGGCATTATATGTTCTTCCATAAAGAAAGTTGCTTGCAATGCACCTAAAATCTCTTGGCGTTTGCGGAGTGATAAATGGCTGTCTTCTTTGATTGCCAGAGGCATCTATCACAGCCGAGAAAGTGAGGTTCCTCTCACAGATCTATTTTGTACATTCCTGGGACATGCTGAACCCGAACAACGTATTATAGCAATTAAACATTTGGGAAGACTTCTTGGCCAGTGTGTGAATGGGGAAAGACCAGTGATAAATTCTAGAATTTGCGCTGACTTTGTTACAAATAAGTTAGTTTTATCTGTTCCTGATTTTGTTCTATCTCAGCTGGTTTCAAATACTTGGGATGAGGTTGTTGTGATGGCTTCATCTGATACATCATTACAAATAAGGGTTCATGCAATGGCTCTTCTTTCAAATTATATACCATTTGCTGAGCGCCATCACTTACAATCTTTTCTTGTGGCAGCCGATAGCATTTGTTGTTTGCGTAATGCACAACCATCGCATGATGGTTCTATCCTTCAACTTTCATTAGCACTTATTGCTTATGCCTGTCTTTACTCACCGCCCGAAGATATTTCTTTGATTCCTCAAAATGTATGGGCAAATGTTGAGACTTTAGCGTCAACAAAATACG ATGGCAAACTTGGAGACCTTGAAAAGAGGACTTGTCAAGTTCTATGTAGATTGAGAGACGGAGATGAGGCCAAAGAG GCCCTGAAAGAAGTACTTTCTTCAAATTCTTCAAAGCAGCATGACCCAGATTTTGCTAACACACGTGAATCTGTGCTCCAG GTCCTTGGCAACTTAACAGCGGTTCATTCATACTTTGATATGTTCTCAACAAAAATTAACCAAGATGATATG GAGCTAGAGGAGGCTGAATTGGAACTAGACATTATACAGAAGGAACATGCATTACCTGAACGAATGGAGGATTCCAAAGATCGGAATCAAATTCCAAGTCTACCCT CCAGCGGAAAGGATGTTTCAAGGCTTCAGCAGATCAAAGAGTGCATTCGTACCCT AGAAAAGTCCAAAATTAAAGAAGATATCCTAGTCCGTAGGCAAAAGAAACTACTTATGAGATATGACCGTAAAAAATATTTGGAAGAAGCAGCTTTACGGGAAGCAGAAATTCTGCAAGAACTTGATAG GGAGAGAGTGGCTGAAATGGAAAAAGAGATGGAAAGACAAAAACTATTAGAAATAGAGCGTGCTAAAACAAGGGAACTGCGTCACAATCTTGATATGGAGAAGGAGAGACAAACACAG AGGGAACTTCAGCGTGAAATAGAGCAAGCCGAATCGGGAATTCGACCATCTAGGCGTGACTTTTCTTCCAACACTCACAATAG TAGACCTAGGGACAGGTTTCGGGAAAGAGATAATGGAAGATCTGGTAATGAAGGGAGCACTAGAGCTGGCACTGGAAGCTTACAGCCTGAAATTCCTTCCACCAATTCAACAAATACATCGTCACCAACTATAGTTCTTTCTGTTTCGCGGACATTTTCAGGCCAGATGCCAACTATCTTACAGTCACGTGACCGACAGGATGACAGTGGCAGCATAAACGAAGAGAATGTTGATGGAAGCAAGGATTCAGGGGATGCCGGAAGCATCGGAGACCCAGAATTGGTATCAGCATTTGATGGCCAGTCTGGTGGATATGGATCCCAAAGACATAGTTCAAGAGGAAGCAAGTCGAGGCAACTTGGGGAACGTAGAGAAAGAGAAAACAGGCGTGAAGGAAAGTGGGAAAGGAAACATTGA
- the LOC101491622 gene encoding uncharacterized protein isoform X3 yields the protein MLAGPLYPILHVANARTTSKHPGNITDPEVYKSSQLSPALTLTVSSNFEPRRSRSASSFNLSAYRSMVFRPDAIFVLLRKAYKDSDLGSVCRMASRIMQKLIGPDPEKDVSDPQNEFIAPSEEKSKLELSSPCTLVDYSDLFGEDFRMPDEHWDCSYLNVLDIGAVEEGILHVLYSCAAQPVLCSKMAERISEFWAVLPLVQALLPALRPWVSNSFDVVDDSFSQWNQPVVQQALSQIVATATSATYRSLLHACAGYLSSYSPSHARAACVLIDLCSGVLAPWITQVIAKVDLALELLEDLLGIIQDARKSPVRARAALKYIVLALSGHVDDILGKYKEVKHRILFLVEMLEPFLDPAIAVSKSKIAFGDLSSSFPEKQEHSCMIALNIIRAAVKKPAVLPSLESEWRHGSVAPSVLLSILEPHMLLPPDVDLCKSPTEHETGSVSPLSSGVIGGGAYSKFNSQDESDGVSETAGRSDFVEDRNLLFAPPELQGISLRNNSNVPYHISSGSHAGDMGLESKHVADKHSTHQFLSNTVIDSGLGFEYFNLQADYFQLLNYHDCELRASEFRRLALDLHSQNDITVETHDAAIDAFLLAAECHVNPYFMLSIGASSKLTDLLNIKEGKNVQSHGNVEAKGAFGKNKPNLETIAHIERKRDKLAFHILLEAAELDRKYHIRLSDGEGGPYCAEGFDEQVIKISSHDEQHADALTLVRQNQALLCNFLIQRLQREQISMHEILLQSLVYFLHTGTKLFCPPESVIDIILKYAEDLNKMLTSFHHELKEGGLHLAKERTHGVERRWLLLQKLVIASSNGGEEENFGTSLQNNHLCGNLIPPSAWMQRVSHFSSSVYPLVRFLGWMAVSRNAKQYIKDQIFLASDLSQLTYLLSIFADDLAVVDNVINKKYEEVKIEDSLVEHSPSAKKEFEQGSQYHEEQSFSAVYPELWKFFPNMKGQFESFGEAILEAVGLQLRSVSSTLVPDVLCWFSELCSWPFSFTSSIGSDVLKGYNAKNARAIILYILEAIIVEHMDAMVPETPKLVHVLVSLSSSSYCDVPFLDSVLCLMKPIISYSLSKVSHDERLLDGDSCLNFEELCFNALFSKIKQKSEIELSPEDKEYNVALAIFILASIFPDLSIRYKRDFLKSLLSMVSFAASEPTTSLHDYLSAFQRVMDNCKVLLVNELTAVGVIPLQLPPFPHVNVGRISDDPNPWFLSDICHLSFDNDVHNIEHNNSATDVDHCHLPSEDLEGVSKDIEVLISELNPAIERCWNLHPQISRKLTISSAECFVFSKCLTSVSQKFEVDDQDSSPAKSSDQFSLHWKISVQGLSELITILQESGCWEVSCLMLDCLHGIPYSFSLDNVVGIICSSIKKVACNAPKISWRLRSDKWLSSLIARGIYHSRESEVPLTDLFCTFLGHAEPEQRIIAIKHLGRLLGQCVNGERPVINSRICADFVTNKLVLSVPDFVLSQLVSNTWDEVVVMASSDTSLQIRVHAMALLSNYIPFAERHHLQSFLVAADSICCLRNAQPSHDGSILQLSLALIAYACLYSPPEDISLIPQNVWANVETLASTKYDGKLGDLEKRTCQVLCRLRDGDEAKEALKEVLSSNSSKQHDPDFANTRESVLQVLGNLTAVHSYFDMFSTKINQDDMELEEAELELDIIQKEHALPERMEDSKDRNQIPSLPSSGKDVSRLQQIKECIRTLEKSKIKEDILVRRQKKLLMRYDRKKYLEEAALREAEILQELDRERVAEMEKEMERQKLLEIERAKTRELRHNLDMEKERQTQRELQREIEQAESGIRPSRRDFSSNTHNSRPRDRFRERDNGRSGNEGSTRAGTGSLQPEIPSTNSTNTSSPTIVLSVSRTFSGQMPTILQSRDRQDDSGSINEENVDGSKDSGDAGSIGDPELVSAFDGQSGGYGSQRHSSRGSKSRQLGERRERENRREGKWERKH from the exons ATGCTAGCGGGTCCTCTTTATCCTATTCTTCATGTGGCGAATGCAAG GACAACTTCAAAGCATCCAGGCAACATCACTGACCCTGAAGTCTACAAAAGTAGTCAACTGTCACCAGCCCTTACTCTAACCGTCTCCTCTAACTTTGAG CCAAGAAGATCGCGAAGTGCATCATCTTTCAATTTGTCTGCATATCGCTCCATGGTTTTCCGGCCAGATGCCATTTTTGTGCTGCTGAGAAAGGCTTACAAAGATTCTGATCTGGGTTCTGTCTGTAGGATG GCATCTAGAATCATGCAGAAACTCATAGGTCCTGATCCTGAGAAAGATGTATCAGACCCtcaaaatgaatttattgccCCTTCGGAGGAGAAATCAAAATTGGAACTGTCTAGTCCTTGCACTTTAGTTGATTACTCGGACCTGTTTGGTGAGGACTTCAGGATGCCAGATGAGCACTGGGATTGCAGCTATCTTAATGTACTAGATATTGGGGCAGTGGAAGAAGGGATCTTACATGTTCTTTATTCTTGTGCAGCTCAG CCTGTTCTTTGCAGCAAGATGGCTGAGAGAATTTCGGAATTTTGGGCTGTGTTGCCGCTTGTACAAGCTTTGCTGCCAG CTTTACGCCCATGGGTAAGCAATTCTTTTGATGTTGTGGATGACTCTTTTTCTCAGTGGAATCAACCTGTTGTACAACAGGCCTTATCTCAG ATTGTTGCTACAGCAACATCAGCTACCTATCGCTCCCTTCTTCATGCTTGTGCTGGTTACTTATCTTCGTATTCACCATCTCAT GCTAGGGCTGCTTGTGTGCTGATTGATTTATGCTCTGGTGTGCTAGCACCATGGATTACTCAAGTGATTGCAAAG GTTGATCTTGCTCTGGAGCTTTTGGAGGATCTCTTGGGAATAATCCAG GATGCTCGCAAATCACCCGTTCGTGCTCGTGCTGCCTTAAAGTATATTGTGCTAGCTCTCTCTGGGCATGTGGATGACATATTGGGAAAATACAAG GAAGTTAAACACAGAATTCTCTTTCTTGTGGAGATGCTAGAGCCTTTTCTTGATCCTGCCATTGCTGTATCAAAAAGCAAAATAGCTTTTGGAGATCTATCTTCTTCATTTCCAGAAAAGCAGGAGCACAGTTGCATGATTGCTTTAAATATCATCCGTGCTGCAGTAAAAAAGCCAGCTGTTCTGCCTTCTTTGGAATCAGAATGGAGACATGGGTCTGTGGCTCCTAG TGTGCTTCTCTCGATACTGGAACCGCACATGTTACTGCCTCCTGATGTTGACCTTTGCAAATCACCAACTGAACATGAAACTGGATCTGTTTCACCTCTTTCTTCTGGAGTTATTGGTGGAGGTGCTTATTCCAAGTTCAATAGTCAAGATGAGTCTGATGGTGTATCTGAAACAGCGGGAAGATCTGATTTTGTTGAAGACCGTAATCTACTTTTTGCTCCACCAGAATTGCAGGGTATTTCATTGCGAAACAATTCTAATGTTCCTTACCATATTAGCTCTGGTTCTCACGCTGGGGATATGGGATTGGAATCCAAACATGTGGCCGATAAACATTCCACCCACCAATTCCTTTCTAATACTGTCATAGATTCTGGCCTTGGTTTTGAATACTTCAACCTTCAGGCAGattattttcaacttttaaACTATCATGATTGTGAGCTTCGTGCTTCTGAGTTTAGACGTTTGGCTTTAGATTTGCATTCTCAGAATGACATCACTGTTGAAACCCATGATGCTGCAATTGATGCTTTTCTGTTGGCAGCAGAATGCCATGTAAACCCATATTTTATGTTGTCAATTGGAGCCTCTTCAAAACTTACAGACCTTTTGAACATAAAGGAAGGTAAAAACGTGCAATCTCATGGAAATGTGGAGGCAAAAGGGGCTTTTGGAAAAAATAAACCTAACTTAGAAACAATAGCACAtatagagagaaagagagataaACTTGCTTTTCACATTCTGCTCGAGGCTGCAGAGTTGGATAGGAAGTATCATATAAGATTATCTGATGGAGAAGGTGGTCCTTATTGTGCTGAAGGTTTTGATGAACAGGTTATCAAGATATCTTCTCATGATGAGCAACATGCAGATGCTCTAACCTTAGTTCGACAAAACCAAGCTCTTCTCTGTAACTTTTTGATCCAACGGTTGCAGAGAGAACAAATTTCAATGCATGAAATTCTCCTGCAAAGCCTTGTGTATTTTTTGCACACCGGCACTAAACTATTTTGCCCTCCAGAAAGTGTGAttgatatcattttaaaatatgctGAAGACTTAAACAAGATGCTGACATCTTTTCATCATGAGCTGAAGGAAGGTGGTTTGCATTTGGCAAAAGAAAGAACACATGGGGTAGAGCGACGTTGGTTACTGTTACAAAAATTGGTTATTGCTTCAAGCAATGGAGGTGAAGAGGAAAATTTTGGAACAAGCCTCCAAAATAATCACCTCTGTGGAAATTTAATTCCCCCTTCAGCATGGATGCAGAGAGTttctcatttttcttcttctgtgTACCCTTTGGTTCGATTTCTGGGGTGGATGGCAGTATCTCGTAATGCCAAACAATACATCAAAGACCAAATTTTCCTTGCATCTGATCTGTCTCAGCTGACATATTTACTTTCCATTTTTGCTGATGATCTTGCTGTTGTTGATAATGTGATCAATAAAAAGTATGAAGAGGTTAAAATTGAAGATTCGCTGGTTGAACATAGTCCATCAGCTAAGAAAGAATTTGAACAAGGTAGCCAATATCATGAGGAACAATCTTTTTCTGCAGTCTACCCCGAACTCTGGAAGTTCTTTCCAAATATGAAAGGGCAATTTGAATCTTTTGGAGAAGCCATTTTAGAGGCTGTTGGTTTGCAGCTGAGATCTGTATCTTCCACTCTTGTTCCTGATGTTTTGTGTTGGTTTTCTGAGCTGTGTTCATGGCCATTTTCTTTCACTTCTTCAATTGGTAGTGATGTTTTGAAAGGTTATAATGCGAAGAATGCCAGAGCAATAATCCTTTATATACTTGAAGCCATTATAGTTGAGCACATGGACGCCATGGTTCCTGAGACACCTAAATTGGTGCATGTGCTTGTGTCACTTTCAAGTTCTTCATACTGTGATGTTCCATTTCTTGATTCTGTGTTGTGTTTGATGAAACCAATTATTTCTTATTCTTTGTCCAAGGTTTCTCACGATGAAAGGTTATTGGATGGTGATTCCTGCCTGAACTTTGAGGAATTATGCTTTAATGCtctttttagtaaaattaaacaGAAGAGTGAGATCGAACTTAGTCCTGAAGATAAAGAGTACAATGTAGCTCTggctatttttattttggcttCCATTTTTCCTGACTTATCTATTCGATATAAAAGGGACTTTTTGAAGTCTTTATTAAGTATGGTGAGCTTTGCTGCTTCAGAGCCAACGACTTCTCTCCATGATTATCTCAGTGCATTTCAACGTGTTATGGATAATTGTAAAGTACTATTAGTGAATGAATTAACTGCAGTTGGTGTTATTCCTCTTCAGTTGCCCCCTTTTCCTCATGTGAATGTTGGTAGGATTTCTGATGACCCAAACCCATGGTTTCTTAGTGATATCTGTCACCTTTCATTTGACAATGATGTCCATAATATAGAACATAACAATTCTGCTACTGACGTTGATCACTGTCATTTGCCTTCTGAAGATTTAGAAGGGGTTTCTAAAGACATAGAGGTTCTCATATCTGAGCTTAATCCAGCTATTGAGCGCTGTTGGAATCTTCATCCTCAGATAAGCAGAAAACTGACAATATCATCAGCTGAGTGTTTTGTCTTCTCAAAATGTTTGACATCGGTTTCTCAAAAATTTGAAGTTGATGATCAAGATTCTTCACCGGCCAAATCATCTGACCAGTTCTCCCTTCATTGGAAAATTAGTGTTCAAGGCCTCTCTGAATTGATCACTATTCTCCAAGAAAGTGGTTGCTGGGAAGTTTCTTGTTTGATGCTTGATTGTTTACATGGAATACCCTACAGCTTTTCGCTGGATAATGTGGTTGGCATTATATGTTCTTCCATAAAGAAAGTTGCTTGCAATGCACCTAAAATCTCTTGGCGTTTGCGGAGTGATAAATGGCTGTCTTCTTTGATTGCCAGAGGCATCTATCACAGCCGAGAAAGTGAGGTTCCTCTCACAGATCTATTTTGTACATTCCTGGGACATGCTGAACCCGAACAACGTATTATAGCAATTAAACATTTGGGAAGACTTCTTGGCCAGTGTGTGAATGGGGAAAGACCAGTGATAAATTCTAGAATTTGCGCTGACTTTGTTACAAATAAGTTAGTTTTATCTGTTCCTGATTTTGTTCTATCTCAGCTGGTTTCAAATACTTGGGATGAGGTTGTTGTGATGGCTTCATCTGATACATCATTACAAATAAGGGTTCATGCAATGGCTCTTCTTTCAAATTATATACCATTTGCTGAGCGCCATCACTTACAATCTTTTCTTGTGGCAGCCGATAGCATTTGTTGTTTGCGTAATGCACAACCATCGCATGATGGTTCTATCCTTCAACTTTCATTAGCACTTATTGCTTATGCCTGTCTTTACTCACCGCCCGAAGATATTTCTTTGATTCCTCAAAATGTATGGGCAAATGTTGAGACTTTAGCGTCAACAAAATACG ATGGCAAACTTGGAGACCTTGAAAAGAGGACTTGTCAAGTTCTATGTAGATTGAGAGACGGAGATGAGGCCAAAGAG GCCCTGAAAGAAGTACTTTCTTCAAATTCTTCAAAGCAGCATGACCCAGATTTTGCTAACACACGTGAATCTGTGCTCCAG GTCCTTGGCAACTTAACAGCGGTTCATTCATACTTTGATATGTTCTCAACAAAAATTAACCAAGATGATATG GAGCTAGAGGAGGCTGAATTGGAACTAGACATTATACAGAAGGAACATGCATTACCTGAACGAATGGAGGATTCCAAAGATCGGAATCAAATTCCAAGTCTACCCT CCAGCGGAAAGGATGTTTCAAGGCTTCAGCAGATCAAAGAGTGCATTCGTACCCT AGAAAAGTCCAAAATTAAAGAAGATATCCTAGTCCGTAGGCAAAAGAAACTACTTATGAGATATGACCGTAAAAAATATTTGGAAGAAGCAGCTTTACGGGAAGCAGAAATTCTGCAAGAACTTGATAG GGAGAGAGTGGCTGAAATGGAAAAAGAGATGGAAAGACAAAAACTATTAGAAATAGAGCGTGCTAAAACAAGGGAACTGCGTCACAATCTTGATATGGAGAAGGAGAGACAAACACAG AGGGAACTTCAGCGTGAAATAGAGCAAGCCGAATCGGGAATTCGACCATCTAGGCGTGACTTTTCTTCCAACACTCACAATAG TAGACCTAGGGACAGGTTTCGGGAAAGAGATAATGGAAGATCTGGTAATGAAGGGAGCACTAGAGCTGGCACTGGAAGCTTACAGCCTGAAATTCCTTCCACCAATTCAACAAATACATCGTCACCAACTATAGTTCTTTCTGTTTCGCGGACATTTTCAGGCCAGATGCCAACTATCTTACAGTCACGTGACCGACAGGATGACAGTGGCAGCATAAACGAAGAGAATGTTGATGGAAGCAAGGATTCAGGGGATGCCGGAAGCATCGGAGACCCAGAATTGGTATCAGCATTTGATGGCCAGTCTGGTGGATATGGATCCCAAAGACATAGTTCAAGAGGAAGCAAGTCGAGGCAACTTGGGGAACGTAGAGAAAGAGAAAACAGGCGTGAAGGAAAGTGGGAAAGGAAACATTGA